Within the Piliocolobus tephrosceles isolate RC106 chromosome 15, ASM277652v3, whole genome shotgun sequence genome, the region NNNNNNNNNNNNNNNNNNNNNNNNNNNNNNNNNNNNNNNNNNNNNNNNNNNNNNNNNNNNNNNNNNNNNNNNNNNNNNNNNNNNNNNNNNNNNNNNNNNNNNNNNNNNNNNNNNNNNNNNNNNNNNNNNNNNNNNNNNNNNNNNNNNNNNNNNNNNNNNNNNNNNNNNNNNNNNNNNNNNNNNNNNNNNNNNNNNNNNNNNNNNNNNNNNNNNNNNNNNNNNNNNNNNNNNNNNNNNNNNNNNNNNNNNNNNNNNNNNNNNNNNNNNNNNNNNNNNNNNNNNNNNNNNNNNNNNNNNNNNNNNNNNNNNNNNNNNNNNNNNNNNNNNNNNNNNNNNNNNNNNNNNNNNNNNNNNNNNNNNNNNNNNNNNNNNNNNNNNNNNNNNNNNNNNNNNNNNNNNNNNNNNNNNNNNNNNNNNNNNNNNNNNNNNNNNNNNNNNNNNNNNNNNNNNNNNNNNNNNNNNNNNNNNNNNNNNNNNNNNNNNNNNNNNNNNNNNNNNNNNNNNNNNNNNNNNNNNNNNNNNNNNNNNNNNNNNNNNNNNNNNNNNNNNNNNNNNNNNNNNNNNNNNNNNNNNNNNNNNNNNNNNNNNNNNNNNNNNNNNNNNNNNNNNNNNNNNNNNNNNNNNNNNNNNNNNNNNNNNNNNNNNNNNNNNNNNNNNNNNNNNNNNNNNNNNNNNNNNNNNNNNNNNNNNNNNNNNNNNNNNNNNNNNNNNNNNNNNNNNNNNNNNNNNNNNNNNNNNNNNNNNNNNNNNNNNNNNNNNNNNNNNNNNNNNNNNNNNNNNNNNNNNNNNNNNNNNNNNNNNNNNNNNNNNNNNNNNNNNNNNNNNNNNNNNNNNNNNNNNNNNNNNNNNNNNNNNNNNNNNNNNNNNNNNNNNNNNNNNNNNNNNNNNNNNNNNNNNNNNNNNNNNNNNNNNNNNNNNNNNNNNNNNNNNNNNNNNNNNNNNNNNNNNNNNNNNNNNNNNNNNNNNNNNNNNNNNNNNNNNNNNNNNNNNNNNNNNNNNNNNNNNNNNNNNNNNNNNNNNNNNNNNNNNNNNNNNNNNNNNNNNNNNNNNNNNNNNNNNNNNNNNNNNNNNNNNNNNNNNNNNNNNNNNNNNNNNNNNNNNNNNNNNNNNNNNNNNNNNNNNNNNNNNNNNNNNNNNNNNNNNNNNNNNNNNNNNNNNNNNNNNNNNNNNNNNNNNNNNNNNNNNNNNNNNNNNNNNNNNNNNNNNNNNNNNNNNNNNNNNNNNNNNNNNNNNNNNNNNNNNNNNNNNNNNNNNNNNNNNNNNNNNNNNNNNNNNNNNNNNNNNNNNNNNNNNNNNNNNNNNNNNNNNNNNNNNNNNNNNNNNNNNNNNNNNNNNNNNNNNNNNNNNNNNNNNNNNNNNNNNNNNNNNNNNNNNNNNNNNNNNNNNNNNNNNNNNNNNNNNNNNNNNNNNNNNNNNNNNNNNNNNNNNNNNNNNNNNNNNNNNNNNNNNNNNNNNNNNNNNNNNNNNNNNNNNNNNNNNNNNNNNNNNNNNNNNNNNNNNNNNNNNNNNGGTGGTGGTCTGGGGGGTGGTCGGGGGTGGTGGTCTGGGGGGTGGTCTGGGGGGTGGTCTGAGGTGGTGTCTGGGGTGGTGTCTGAGGTGGTGTCTGGGGTGGTGGTCTGGGGTGGTGGTCAGGGGTGGTGGTCAGGGGTGGTGGACGGGGGTGGTGGTCTGGGGTTGTGGTCGGGAATGGTGGTCTGGGGCTATCCTAAGTGCCTGGCTTCACCACTCTGTGAAGGCCCCTGCCTACTAGCATCATGTCAACCACTAAATCTCCCTGCCACTTCCTGGGAGATGGGAGGACAGCCCGCATGAGGACAGGTCTGGGTGCCTTGAGGTCATATCAAGCCCAGGGCTCCAGGGCCAGCGGGAGGCAGCCCTCAGTCCAGCTGCACTTCTCACCACCTGcaccagcctcagtttccccacctgtaggATGACGTGGCCACTGGGAGAGTAACGGAAAGCTTTATGTGGAAAGTGcttacacagtgcctggcacaaggcAGGAGCCCCCAGAATGGCAGGAAGATGGTAACACAGGAATGAATTTGGATCTTCTGGGCAGTTGCATTTGATCCAAGTGAGGGCCACCAACCAGGCAGTCTCTGAGTGTCTTGGGTGGCAGCAGGCTCTGCCCTAAAGGAGGTCCCCTCCTGTGTAAGACCCAGAACAGAGAGGTGAGGTGTGCCAGCAAGCAGCAGCTTTGGGGGCTAGACACCATCCCCCCAGTGGTCCCAGCACACGGAAGCTGCCCCTGCTCTGCAGCTCACTTCACCCAGCAGGCTTCTCTCATGTCCCCATTCCCAGCCCTTCCTACCCAGGCATCGTGGGCTCCCAGGGGAGCAGCACCCATGGCTGGTAGGGCTGCCGCCAGCACGCATGTACCTACAAGCACAAAGCAGCCGGACAGGGACAGAGTTGGGAACAGAGACGTGGGAGCAAAGAAACCCGACGGGATGGGGGGTGAGAGTGGGGTGTGAGGAGGAAGAGCAAGACCGGGAGGGGGCATTTTTGAGGCTAGAAATGAAACCTTGCCCATCCAATGTACAGCCAATGTGAATAGGATGCAAGACAAATGTGAAATGAAACTGCAGATTTAAAATATGCCCAGGGctagaaggaagaagaaagtggTGCCAGAGAACCATCGGCAAAGCCTTTggctaaagaaaaaatagagaaagagtatatgaaaagtttttaaaaaagagaatgattaaaatgtcaaaacattGAGAAGCCCTTGGGAAACTAAGCCTtccatttctccttctccttctccttctttctctcctcctctttcttcttcttcttctttttgatgaGGGTAAAAAGTGAGCTTCATTAACCTGTTGCTGGCTTCTTGTGGACAGTTTTGCTGAAAAATGGGGCTTCCCTCAATCAACACTTGCTGGAAATTTTGTTAAACACGTAACAAACTTCCGATTACTTCTCATTTGTAGTTTAATTTTTTCAAGGTAAAGCCCCAATCAAACCTTTTGCTCATGATGTACTACGAAATGTTGGCTGTTTGAAGTGTACTTACTGAGAGTGGCTGGTTTCTGGTACCAGTTATCCTGGGTTAACAAAGGACTTCCTGAATAGACAATTTAGTTGTAGAATCTCCAAGTTGAAGAGGAGTAAAATGGCAACTAAACTCACCACTTGAGGCttgaatgttatttattttattgtattttatttgagagacagggtcttgctctgctgcccaggctggagtgcagtaacaccatcacagctcactgcaacctcaaactcctgggctcaagtgacgctcccgcctcagcctcctgagtacctgggaccacaggtatgtgacACCGTTCCCAGCCTGAAGCTTGAATCTTTGCCTCCATGGCTGCCAGCAAGAGGTTGCAGATGCTCTGCCACACGCCTCCACGGCAGGAAGCTCACGGGTCTTCGAGCACCTGTTCCAACATCCCAGCTCTGGAATGGCACTAACTGCTCGGAGCCAAGGGATAAAGGAGTGTTTCGTAACAGAGCTGGGCTTTCCAGATCCCCAACGCAGTGCCCGCTTCCTAACCATCCCATCTCCTTTCAACCCAGACATCTCAGACCCAAAACGTGACATTCACCCCTTGTCACCGTACTTCCTTTCACTCTGTaatctcctctcctttctctcctatGGAGTGGCCCAAGGAAAttctaaaataatgtattatccACATAATGGGAACCGAGCAGACTGTCCAGGAACAGGCTGATGAGTGTCACAGCGGAAGGAGGTTCTCGTGGGGCACAGACTGCTGTGTCTTGTAGGAAGGAGAAGCTGCCCCCGGCTGGCACTTAGCCTGTTTCCAGAGAGAGGGGAAAGCCACCTGGGCAGGTGGCTGGGAGGGTGGGCTCCCCAGCACCGAGCCctgagagtgcagtggccgtgCACACACAGTGTCTGTCATCTCAACTGCCACCTGATGCTGTCTCTTGAGATTTGGGTTAAGTCAAAGGATTCCTCAGAAAGAAAGCTGAAATGATGGCATTCCTGATGGTGAGGAATTTAACCCAAGCCCAAAAAACACCCAACAAATGTATTGAACATAAAGACACTTTATGAAGTATTTCACCGGGTTACCATCTTCCACCTTGGACCTCTGGAAAGATCTGTGGGGTGAGTTTTAGTCCCCGTGACACGCGGAACATCCATGAAGACTTAAAACGTGCCACAAGAGGGGACGCTCAGGAGAGCCTGTGGAAAATTCTAGCAGGTAGTTCTCGAGAGCTGGTCCAGGGGTCAGCAGGGGATCTTTGTCTCCTTCTCAGGTcagtccccacctcccacccccaaacaAGAAGTTCCCCTTTCACAAACAGGAGGTGACCCTAGCAGACAGCGCAGCCGTCGGGGGTTAGAGGCAGCGAGCTCCCGACCCGGACGCGAAGGCACACGGGAGAGTAAACACAGCACCCACAAGCAATAGGGCagggcttttttttgttgttggggatgggggtgaggggttgttttcttttttccaccgTCAAgggcatttctgttttctaaaacgTTATGCTGGACGGTGGAGTGGCCAGTTAACACCAGCTGGGTTTTCAGCTCAGGTTCTGCTGGGGCTTTATGAAGACTTCCATCGGATCAGAGACAACACGGAGTGGACCACGTAGAGCAGAGTGGCCACGTAGGAGAACACCTGGAACCAAGAGAAACGGCCATCAATGGGTTTGCGCAGGAGGGCGAGGCACAGCGTCTGCACTGCATCCAGCCTCACACGGCGCAGGGGCGCCAGACCCAGAGAGCTTGGGCTGCCACTGCTTCTCACCCCTCACATGGACGCCCTTCCTGCTGAGCCCAGGCGTGCACCATATCCTCTCAGTACAGAGCTCCGTGTGACCTAACAACCGCCTGGACCTGGTGTGCAAGGTCAGACTCTCCACTACCACCCAGCATCACACGGGTCTCAGCCTGAGGTCTCGGCTGACCTGAGACGGAGTCCTCAAAGGCCCCTCCAGTGAAAGCATCTCAGGCAGGTAACTTTCCAGGGACAACTTCCTCCCCCAGCAGCGAGACCAGCACCCTCCAGCTGTGGTCCTGGTAGCTTGGTTGAGAGATTGTAAATACCTGGGTTTGCAGGCCCTGGTGAAAGTCTCCATGCTGCCTGGACATCCTCGCCctatcattattttgttttagggTTCTTAACATCACAGGTGTGGCTGAGGGAGTCAGACTTCATAGGAAGTGAGGGACAGCGAAGGGGAGGAGGGATTTTGAGCTTCTGTCGAAAGGAGGGGCCTTACTGTTGGGACCATCCAATCAGCCACCGTGGCCCTGGGAGCGATGGTCCTGCTCGCTGGGGACTTGCTGCGTCCTCCTGAGCACCATTTGCTCCCATCACCCCACTCCCTGAGGCCTGCCTGCTGCCGAGCCCAATCTCTGCACCtggttttgtgaccttgggtggAGGTCAAGAGTTTCCAGCTCAGGCATAACATCCATTTAGGGCGGCTACGCCTCTGTGACTCCTGAAAATGCCCATCAACCCCAGCCCTCAGGGTGCCCGCTCTCCTGCCTCTACACCTGGGCAAGCCCTTTTCCTGATTGCCCGCAGGCGGCGAGTAAGCCGAATGATTGAGTAACACATTTAAGAGAACGTATCTGGGGCAGGCAGTCAGACCCCAGTGGGCAGCCCTCCGTAAAAGGTGGGCATTGCAGACCAACGAGGGCCTTTGGCAGAAGCACCTTGGAAGTCCCCAGCAGGAAGAACAGTGGAGACTCCTTTTCCAAGTGGGGTCAAGGGAACACGTAGAGCTGGGCACGAACGGGCAAATTTTGGCTTCAGAAAGCTCTCTCCCTAAACTGCAGCTGTCGCCGCCCACCACTGTATAATCGAGAAACCTCCAGATTTCTCCAGAAATTTCCATCTCGTCCCAGTCAACTTCCACCAATCCCCGGGGTCCCTTTGGCAAAGCAGCTCTGCCACCcacaaaggagagagggaggagctcAGCTTGGAACAGGCCCTGATTAGTAGCCACAGAGTGGAGGTGAGGCAGGCCGGCTGCTTCCAAAACCAGGCTGTGTGAGAGAGGGTGCGAAGTGCCTCCTTGCACCCCAGTATCCCCTGGACTGGACATGCTGTGGTTGGGCAGGTCTGGGATTGAATCCTGAGTAAGGAACTTTCTCTCTCACAGTCAGATGCAGTTGATACTGTGAGTTGAAAGGCGTGACTTTACATCGAACACCGTACAGATTTCCCCTTGCTGGTTTTATTTGGGTGCATCTGCCAGCTGAGAACGCTCTGGTTCTCAATTGTAACCCTCCTGTCTGCATGAGCATATTCGTATCTATCCATCTCAACTGAAAAAATGGGAACATGGTCAATCATGGGATGGATAAATAGCTGTTGGTCTATTCCTACAAGGGAATACTACACAGTAATGAGAACAAACAACCCACATCTACACACAGCCACTTGggtgaatctcacaaacataaggGTGAGAGAAAGAAGCCACACGAGTTCCcactgtataattccacttagATGAAGTTCAAAGGCAGGCAAGACTGAACAGGTGCTAGAAATCaaattgtggccgggcgcggtggctcaagcctgtaatctcagcactttgggaggccgagatgggcggatcacaaggtcaggagatcgagaccagcctggctaacacggtgaaaccccgtctctactaaaaaaatacaaaaaaactagccgggcgacgtggcaggcgcctgtagtcccagctactcgggaggctgaggcaagagaatggcgtgaacctgggaggcagagcttgcagtgagctgagatccggccactgtactccagcccgggcaacaaagccggactccgtctcaaaaaaaaaaaaaaaaaaaagaaatcagaattgggggttgggggggcacAGTGATGGAACAGGACTTGAGGGGATTTCTGGGAGTGGTTTATCAGGCCCTAATTCTTAGTCCAGACACCAGCCACACAGGGAGTTTGCTGTATGAAATCTGTTAAGCTGTGGGCTTGTAACTGCACACCTCTCTGGCTGTGTGCTGCCTTTGATAAAAGGTAAAAGAGAGAAGTCAGAAGGCAGTAGAGCCTAGTGGTTCTCAACTAGAGACCTGCGCAGCAGGAAGGGGCGTTCGTTGCCCTGGCTGGGTTTTTCCATCAAGTGCTGACCCACTAACCACATCCCATCTACATTTCGCAACCCTTGCCCACAATAATTTTATGGAAATTATTATCAGACACTTCGCTGACGTTTGTTAAAAGAGAAGGCTTGGTTGGGATGGGGGACGTATGAAGCTGCCTTGGGAGAAGGAGATGAGACGGAATTGTGTGAAGAAGATGGAGGGTGGGTCACCAGCCTCTCCAGGAAGGAAGATCAGTGAGGATGCCACCTGGCTGTGCTGCTGCTTGGAAACCAGCCATGTTGGGAGACGGGCCAACACGGGAGATCACCACATTCTACCTTGGGATTTGCATAATTCATAGGTCAAGTTCTAGATATCTGAAGAGTGCTCTTTCTGAAACTTCTTACTTTTTAACAATACCCACAGTCAGAAGCGTGTTTTATATCGTAGGCTGGTGCAAGGGCACACATGCTCAGCTCTGAAAACCACGTGATGAAACAGTATATTCTGTTACCCTGTCATTCTGATCCAGTCCATTAAGAAGAAAATCCACCTGGCTCCAGTGTCCCCACCCCTGGCTGGATGCTTCAATGGACGGGCACATGGGGAGAGTCAGGAGACCCATGTGGCCAGACTCACAGCCCCAAACCGGTGCTGAGGGTGTGGGGACTGGGCCCCCAGCCTTGATGCTGGGCCCTACGATGCCTGGTGATCTTGGGCCCGTCACCCACATTCTCTGGCCCACTTCACCTGTGAGACGGGTGTTATAATCCTGGGTTGTAGGGTTGCCGTGGATGTTGAATAAGATTGTTCACAGAGCACCTGGGCAGGGCGTTGGGCAGCTGCATCCCCTCACACGTCTGCCCTCTGCAAAGCCCACCCAGGCCTGGGGCATGCAGCCCTGGCCGGACGACTAAAAGCAGAGCCTTGGGCACGACACGACACCCCGCTTCTTCGGGGCTTTCCTGCTCCAGGGATGAAGGCAAGGTTTGACCTCACTCCAAAGTCAGTGAGCTGGAAACAGAGGGCCTGGGCAGCCTCTACACACACCCTGCCAGCCGCGGAGCCGCCCGCTGCGGACACAGCCCCGGGTGCCCGGACTCACCACGGCAGCAATGTTTTCATGGTAGTGCCTGTAGGTGAAGCCGTCTTGCATCGTGATGGTGGCCAGGGCCTCCAGGACTGAGGCGCTGAGGTAAAAGAGGGCAGCAGTGCAGTGGTAGGCTGCGTCCTGCGGGGCAGACGGAGCGTCAGAGGGATGAGGAGAGAGAGACGGGGCCCAGATGCAGAGCTGAGGTCCCCTCCACCCCCGTCCCTTGCCTCTCCCCCTATTTCCTTTGAATCCCACCCCTCCCAACCTTGTCACGGGGGTCCATGCCTGCCCTGCTGCGCTGAGTCTCACTTCACTGCTGTGGGGCCACAGCGAGCACTTCGGATGGGACATGGGTCTCCCCTGAGGAAGGGTcaagggagggtgggggaggggccagCAGCTTGGGGTGTCCCAGGGAAAAGCCCGTCCTGGATCCGAGAAGTGTCGTGCATGGCCACAGTCAAGCGTGGGTTTGGCCTCACTGACCAGTGCAGGATGAGGGAGGACCATActgtttctattgttttgttttgtttcattgcttatttttggcTCCTggtatatttaaaagcaaaaaagggctcggcgtggtggctcacgactgtgaTCCTAGAGCTCTgagaggttggggcaggaggatctcttgaggccaggacttgagaccagcctgggaaacatagttaGATCCCCATTTCTACACAAAACAAGAaattttagctgggtgtggtggcacatgcctgtagtcccagctactcaggaggttgtggCAGGaccatcacttgagcctgggaagttgaggctgcagtgagatgagattgcaccactgcactccagcctgggtggctgaaTGAGACCCCcaactcaaaataaagaaataaatgaaagcaaaaaggtACTAAAACAGGGTTTTATGTAGTTGTGATTTGGAAGGGATTTCAAAAGTCTAAGTAGCAGAGATTTTGAGAGTGACAGGCTTGGCCAAATGGCCCCCACCACCCCTACAGCAGGTAACGGGCAAGCGTCCTACATGTAAAAGTTACCTTTTCGTGGGCCTCAAAGCAGAATTTATACAGAATAGCGACCAAAGGCCACTTCTGTTTCCCTGTGCTCTGTGGCAGCCCTGCTTGGAGCTGGACAGTAACCATGGCCTGACCCTCAGAGCCAGGGCCAGTTTCTGGAGCCCAACACCTCGGTCAGCCtccagggccctgctgccctgAGATGAAAACAGCCCTCGCGGGTGATGGCAGGGGCAGGCAGGCACCTGGTGGGCACAGGTGGTGTGGGGGCTGGGCAGCTGGTTATCCATGGAAAGGCAGTCATGCAGGAGAACACAGAACAGGTCCAATGAGGGTTGGCAGTGGAGACCTTGCCTCTGCCCCTGCCTCTCCTGATTCTGCTGCCGGGAGCCCTGGGCAAGCTCAGCCTTGGAACGTGGTGGGGTGACGTCTGTGGAGAAGTCTCACCTGGCACTGGAAAAGCCCACCCGACCGGACCAGGGGCCAGTACTACTTCCGCCCCGCCCCCCACTGCAACCAGCGGTCGCCCTGGCCGGACTCACCAAGGTGACCCAGGAGGCCTCTCCACCGTGGGCTCCAATGAGGTACAGGACGATCAAGGAGGTGGTGGCCACGAAGCAGAACACAGACACGAACATCACCCAGCCCTGGACCAGGGGCCAGGGCACCAGGGAGGAGGCAACCAGGATCCACACCAGGCCCCCGAAGATCtgcgggggaggaggaggggtgaGTCTCCGCCCAGAGGAGAGCCCCAGCCCAGGAAGGGCCCCCGACCAGCGGTCACATGGGGTGACTGGGCTGCAAAAAACACAGGAAGCAGGCAGAACAGGGCAGGCATTTTCCTCTCCAAAAATGCGTCTGTCGTCCCCGCAAAGCCCTGTGCTAGATCTCAATCGCAATCCCCAGCATGCCTGCCCTaactttttaacaaatttttttcttgagacagagtcttgctctgtcacccaggcatgagtacagtggcgtgatctcggctcactgcaacctctgcctcccgggttcaaacgattctcatgcctcagcttcctgagtagctgggattacaggtgtgcaccaccacgcccggctaattttctatttttagtcgagacgaggtttcgccatgttggccaggctggtctggaactcctgacctcaggtgatccgccctcctcggcctcccaaagtgctgggattacaggcgtgagccatcgcgcctggcctaattaactttcaaaatatggatttaattttttatttaacaaacacttagACCTGCATTCCAGGCACTATCCTACGCCCTTTACAAATAATAACTCAGTGATACTCACAGCAACCGTATGAGTAATGCCGACCCGTTtgccagatgaggaaactgaggtaggtGGAAGTTAAGTAACTCATCATTTCAAGAAAGTACTTATGCCATTTGGTATTGTCATGAGAAGGGCTGCTATTTCTTCTGATATTCTAGCCTTCCTACTTGCTTTGAtattaaaatgtccttttttttaatgcaatgaTAGTGACCAGCAGATCTTTTTGGTCTTTATTTGgcaaaacaaattagccacacTGTCAGTAGCCCTCTGGCCTCCCTTCCttcgtttctctctctctttccttcctttcttctttcccccctcctctctctccctctctctcttccttctctctctgtctctctccctctctctcttgctcattttttttttttctggattcaaCCCCTTATATTCCCAAGTCCAGAGAGTGTTCTGACGACCAGATTTGGAGTTTGAATGGAGTAACCCAGGCCAGCCTTGTCTCCTTGGATGGCTGAGGATGGGCGTACATGTAGTGAGGGAAGTACAGTCCTGTGGTTATCCAGAATACACCCCAGTTGAGGTCGCCAGGGTCAATGAGCTCCATACAGTCAAAGAGGAGCAGACACGGGGGCCAGCAGCACCCCTCAGTAGCCCAGCCCCTCAGTAGCCCAGCCCAGTTCCTCACTGTGGCTGGACACATACAAAGCCGCTCCCCACTGCGGATGGGTACGTACAAACCCTGCTCCTCGCTGTGGACAGGCGTGTACAAACCCCAGCCGAGACTTTCTGcacttctctttcccttctcctcatCTCCCCCTGCAGCGCCCCCAGAAAGAATCAGCTCAGCCTCATCCACATGTTCCGCACTTGGATGAGGACGGGGCTCGGAGCACTCTAAGCCTATGTGGAGATCCCTTTGCAGCCAAAAGCCTCCAAGGTACTACAGATGCATTTGGGGGGCTGAGGGTGGGGCTGCCCTCCCAGGCCTTTGTCCCCTGTGGTTTGAATTCACATAGCCCCTTGACCCCCCCACCTCCCTGAACCCGCTGACCACCTGCTGGGTTAGAGCTACCACTGTCTTCACAGGTGTTCTCTGAGCTGCTTGGCTGAGAAGCAATCAGGAGAGAATTGCATTTAGGTAGAAAAATCAGTGCAATGAAGACTTTGGATTTATTAAAACCAAGTTGTCCCTAAGGAATCAGATGTGGGCATCTCTGACCAGAAAGCGTCCTCTGCTGATGGATCTTAGGCTGCCTGAAGGCACGTGGCAGGGGCGGTGGGATGCATTGGGAgcaaaatcaattaaataaaaatgcccTGACCACCATGGaataagatgtgtgtgtgtagatttcATCCACAGTTGAGTTTCAGATCCAACAGATTATGCGGCCTTTTCCATAATGGACACTGACGGAGGGACAGGAGCGCATCGGTGTAGGCAGGGCTTGGATTCAGGAGGCATGTGAGGGTGGTGTGGAGAAACGGGAGGATCCAGCGGGCACATCCAGTGGGCAGAGGGAGGCCCCGGCCTGGGAACCCCTCTGCTAAGCGCCCTTTGCCTGGCGGCTACGTGATCCTCCCAGGAGTACCAATTTAAGTTGATTCCTTGTTCACGCAGTCTCGGGGAGTCCTGCACACCTTCTCTGTAGCGCTCGGCACAAACACAGGTGTATTGGGTTAGGGATAACTCGGGGCTTTCCCTGACCAGGTGATGGTGGGCTTGAGGTCTGCCTTGCTCACAGTTCCTCCCTGGTGGGGACCCGG harbors:
- the MAL gene encoding myelin and lymphocyte protein isoform X3, coding for MAPAAASGGSTLPSGFSVFTTFPDLLFIFEFDAAYHCTAALFYLSASVLEALATITMQDGFTYRHYHENIAAVVFSYVATLLYVVHSVLSLIRWKSS
- the MAL gene encoding myelin and lymphocyte protein isoform X2, with the translated sequence MAPAAASGGSTLPSGFSVFTTFPDLLFIFEFIFGGLVWILVASSLVPWPLVQGWVMFVSVFCFVATTSLIVLYLIGAHGGEASWVTLVFSYVATLLYVVHSVLSLIRWKSS
- the MAL gene encoding myelin and lymphocyte protein isoform X1, which encodes MAPAAASGGSTLPSGFSVFTTFPDLLFIFEFIFGGLVWILVASSLVPWPLVQGWVMFVSVFCFVATTSLIVLYLIGAHGGEASWVTLDAAYHCTAALFYLSASVLEALATITMQDGFTYRHYHENIAAVVFSYVATLLYVVHSVLSLIRWKSS